DNA from Chryseobacterium wanjuense:
AGCGGAAGTTTCTATCAAAAACCAATAACATCCCACTATAGAGGAATATACTCAAAATGTCAACCTTTTCGTTGGTTAACAGTAAAAATTACAAGTTATAACAATCGCAGACAACGCTGATAAGCAAAGCACAAGTAATAGTGCAATTTTCAGAAGTCTCATTTGTGTTGTTTTTTAAATTCGTACAAACATAATATTTTTTTTCAAAGCGACAAAAAATATTGAAAACGTGATCTTTATGATTAAAAATTATTTTTAATTAATATTCTTATTTTGAATAATTATTTTAATATTTAATGAATTATATTTTTATGAAAACAAAAAAAACCTTCACATGAAGTGAAAGTTTTTTATTTTTATTTTTTTTGTTAATATTCTGAATGTTATAAGATAATGGATGCTTCGACTCCGTTCAGCATGACACCGCTAATACTAACTGCTAAATCTATTGTTAAGAATTAATATACGAATTGAATTGCCAGTATCATGCTGAGCCTCTCGAAGCATCTATTGAATTTCTATAATATTTTACTACCCCCCCTATAAATTAATGCGCTTCCAGCCAGTTATTCCCTACTCCAACTTCCACCAATAACGGAACCTGCGTTTCAATTGCGCTTTCCATTTCGATTTTAATGATGTTTGAAGCGACTTCCACTTCTTCAATCGGGGCTTCAAAAATCAATTCGTCATGCACCTGAAGCAACATTTTTGTCTGCAGTTTTTCTTTTTCCAGTTCTTTCTGAATTTTAATCATCGCCATTTTCACAACATCTGCCGCACTTCCCTGAACAGGGGCATTGACAGCGTTTCTTTCGGCGTGACCTCTTACCACAAAATTATTGGAATTAATATCTTTTAAATGACGTTTTCTGCCTAAAATAGTCTCCACATAACCTATTTGACGAGCTTTATTTACCTGTTCCGCCATGTATTCCTTCAGTTTTGGATAGGTTTCAAAATAAGCTTCGATCATTTGTTTGGCTTCCGTTCTGGATAAACCGGTCTGCTCGGCCAAAGCAAAAGCTCCCTGACCATAAATAATTCCAAAGTTTACCGTTTTCGCCTGACTTCTCTGCGTTTTTGATACCTCTTCCAAAGGAATTTTAAATAATTTCGCCGCCGTAGAAGCGTGAATATCTTCCCCGTTCTGGAAGGCTTTAATCATATTATCTTCCCCGGAAATTTCAGCAATTAAGCGAAGTTCGATCTGCGAATAATCGGCAGAAATGATCTTTTTCCCTTCTGCAGAAACAAACGCCCCGCGAATCTGTTGCCCTCTCAATGTCCTGATCGGAATGTTCTGCAAATTCGGGTTTACACTCGCCAAACGACCTGTTGCAGCCGTAGTTTGGGAGAAATTGGTATGAACACGGTTGTCCGTTTTTTCAATCTGCGACGGCAAAGCATCGACGTAGGTTGATTTCAATTTCTGATACGTTCTGTATTCAAGAATATGCTTGATAATTTCGTGTTTTGAGGCTAATTTTTGAAGCACATCTTCCGAAGTGGCGTACTGACCTGTTTTTGTCTTTTTCGCTTTCGGGTCGAGCTGCATTTTTTCAAACAAGATTTCACCCAATTGTTTTGGAGAATTCATGTTGAATTCCTCTCCGGAAAGTTCAAAGATTTTCGATTCCAATTGCTTTAAATCATTCTCCAAATCGACACTTTCCTGAGCCAGCCACTTTTCATCAAGAGAAATTCCGGCCAATTCCATTTTAGCTAAAACTTCCATTAAAGGCATTTCTATGGTAAAGAATAAATCTTCTAAATTTTCCTTTTTTAATTGAGGGGCAAACAATTCGTACAACTGGAAGGTTACGTCTGCATCTTCCGCTGCGTAATCCGTTTGAGTCCTTAAATCCGCATCTCTGAAGTTGCCTTGTTTTTTTCCTTTCTTACCAATAATTGTTTCAATGGAAACCGGTTTATAATTAAGATAAATCTCTGAAAGATAATCCATTCCGTGTCTCCCGTCCGGATTTAAAAGGTAATGCGCGATCATCGTGTCAAACATTGCTCCTTTTACGGTGATGTCATACTGTTTCAGGATTTTATAATCGAATTTTAAATTATGAGCGACTTTTATCAAATCTTCCTTCTCGAAAAACGGTTTGAAAATTTCCAAAGTCTGCAACACTTCACCTTTATCCTCCGACAAAGGAATGTAGTACGCCAACCCTTTTTTATAGGAAAAACTCATTCCCACCAATTCTGCTTCAAGCTCATTCAGAGAGGTCGTTTCCGTATCAAAACAAACCACTTTTTGCTTTAATAAATTATCAACTAAAATTTTCTGAGCTTTCGGATTGTTGACGAACTGATACAAATGATCATTGTGCTCAATCGTTGATTTTGTGGAAGTTGCCTGCTCCAATTCCTCATAAGTCGCAAAAAGATCAAGCTGTCCGACCGCCTGAGCTACCTTCTGCTGCGGAGTCTGAGTCTCGGTAACCGTCACTTCAACTTCAGCGACCACAACTGTTCCTGTAGCAGCCGGAGCGAAAGCACGGTAAAGATTTTCGTACAATCTTCGGAATTCGATTTCATCAAAAACTTCTTTTACTTTCTCAAAATCAGGAATTTCCAGATCATATTGCTCCTGATGAAATTCAATCGGGGCATCACAGATAATCGTTGCCAGTTTTTTAGATAAAATTCCGCGTTCTGCCGAAGCTTCCACTTTTTCTTTAAGCTTACCTTTTAGTTGATCGGTATTAGCCAAAAGATTTTCGATGCTTCCGAATTCTTTCAGGAATTTCATGGCCGTTTTTTCGCCAACTCCCTCCAATCCTGGAATATTATCAACGGCATCTCCCATCATTGCTAAGAAATCGATAACCTGTTTTGGATCTTCAATTTCATATTTAGCCTTAACTTCTTCAACACCTAAAATTTCGATATCTCCGCCCTTTAAGCCCGGTTTATAAATTTTAATTTTATCGGTTACAAGCTGGGCAAAATCTTTATCCGGCGTCACCATGAACGTCGTATAGCCCTCCTTTTCAGCTTTGCAGGCGATGGTTCCGATCACGTCATCCGCTTCGTACCCTTCAACCCCTAAAATCGGGATATGCATCGCTTCCAAAATCCTATGAATATATGGAATGGCAACTTTAATAGCTTCTGGAGTTTCGCTTCGATTGGCTTTATAATCTGAGAAATCATCTGTTCTTACGCTCGCCTGTCCGACATCAAAAACCACCGCCAGATGGGTAGGTTTTTCCCTTCTGATCAATTCGATCAAAGAATTGGTAAACCCGAAGATCGCAGAAGTATCCACTCCTTTGCTGGTAAGCCTTGGATTCCTGATCAATGCATAATATCCCCTGAAAATCATCGCATAAGCATCGATGAGAAATAATCTTTTATCTTGTGTCGCGTCCATATTTTCCATAAAGAACAAATATAAGAAAAAGTGGTGTTTGTTTGGTGATGGTGGAAAAGTTTGGGGTTGGAGTGAGTTTTTTTAAGCATTAAAGCTTATTTAAATATATTGTTGAAATGTAATTTATTATCTGTCACGAATGAACGCTAGCATCAGCTTGAAGATGGTATTGAAATCAAAGTCTTTCAAATAGAAACTCGTTATACGTAGTTAGATGAGATGAAACTAAGATTTTAAAAATCATTCAAAAAATATATGCTAAGCAACAAGTTTAAAGGTTTTTTTTAATAAAAATGTGTCTGTGCTATAATACAAAACCCACCTCTTTGCGGTGGGTTTTGTTTATCTACCAATACAAGCGGAGCCAACCAGAGGAATATTAAAAGTTAATACAAAGCAAGAATTTCTTTAAGATATTCCTCAACAATACCCTCATTGTCTGCAAATATATAGGGTATATTTGATTCGCTTGATGGGTCATAAAGTGTTATTTCAGAAGACTTAACTCTAAATAAATACATCGGTTTTTTAGCAATTAATTTTTGTTTTAAAAACAAAGACATCATTTGTGTGTTCTTATCAATATACAATGAATCTACTTGTACTGGATCTTGATCCATAAAATATACATTTCGTACTTTATAGTTATAGCGAATCGAGTAATTGCCTATGCGAGTAGGATTATATTTGTTTTTCTTGAACCATGATAAAAACATTTGGTCGTTCTCTCCAACAAAATAGGTCATTTGTATGGTGTCATTTTTCATTGCTGTCAACCCTAACCCACTATAAGGAGCAATGGTAGCTTCTTCTTTAAGATTTCCTTTCGTATCAAAAAGCTGAATTGAAGGCGCTCCTTCATCAGTAGTAAATCTAACACGTACTATATCTGTTTTGCCCGCACTTATTTGATAAGAAAATCCGGTGCCTCCCAATTTATCGAAATCAGGATGTCCACATGCTATAATAGATAGCAATAATGGTAAAAGCAGACAGACATTTTTTATTTTCGATCTCCCCATATTATTTTGCTTTTTTTGATTATTCCTTCAGCTGTCGTTACATTTTCATAGCCCAAACGCTGAAATAAATTTGAATTAAAGTCTTCTCCATAAGTTGGAAAGCCTGCTTTTTGGGCTTCACTTTTCCAGTGTGAATTGTTAAATATAAGCCCCATTTTACTATTACCCGATATGTTAAACCCTCCTGCATTCAGCATGAAATCCATTTTATTTTGTCCTGTTATTGCAGCCGCTCTGCCTGCTGCAAAATTTCCAACATCTCTAGCTGAAACGTATACCCCGTCTGCTATTTGTGAACCGGCATATAACCCGCCACCATTTTGCGTCTTATAATCATATTTATCCCCATTTCCACCATTAAGAGCATAATTCTGTCTTGTAGCGAATCCTATCCCGAAATTGTTTTCAAGGTCTTTAGAAATTTCACTACTAAAGTTTTTCAGCCACTCTCTTGCTTGGTAAGAGCCAAAATTTATTTTACCTGCCGGTGCTCCATTCCCATCAAACTGAGTAAATGAATTCCAAACAAGTGTTCTTCCCATTCTTTCCCCACCTCCCGAAGTATTATCTTTTGAGTAGTTTTGATTAAGTTCCTGTTGGGTTTCTTTAGCATTACCATCATGACGATAAACCCCTAAATCTCCATCCTTATAAACTGCAACAACATTTCCAAATTTATCTGTATGGGTACTTTCGGTACCACGCCCATCTGGATCAATAAATCTCAAAGGATTGTCCATTACATAGTTATAAGGTGACCATTTTCTGTATTGCTCAGCCAGAGGATCCACAACACCCCACCTTCCAATGTCTGCCATGTAAAATCTCGCCCCATAATCATACATTCCAGTCTCTTGGAGTTCCTTGCCATTGTACTTATAGTTCTTATAACTTCCCGGGCCAAACATTGCACTTCCTGTTCCAAAATGATTCATTCCGAAAGGATAAAAATCATTATTGTCCATCACTTCCAATACTCCTGCATTGGTTCTTGTAAAGCTTACTCTTACATTTCCTAAGTGATCTTGATACTGGTAAATATACAGATCTTTTTTATAATCATAAAATCCTTCTGTCGTAGGGAAAAACTGCAGATCAGGTGTTTTGGCTCCTAAGGTTGTTAGTGTATTTGTCATATTTAAGTTTTCCACAGAATACGCCTGTATTTCCATTGCTCTTGAAGAGTTTTCAGAAAAACTACGCATCTCAGGATCTCCGCCACCCCCGGAGCCCGAGGTTACATTTGACAGATATTGGAAGCCGTCCAGATAATCTGTAACGTCTATAAAGGTATTACAGTTGATAATTCCACATTCTGTTCTTGGGGATTTCTTCTGAAGCTTAATTCCTCCCGCATTGTACAGATAATCGATGCCTATTGATGCTCCTGTATATTCTATTTTTTTAGGAAGATTCAGGAAGTTATAGGTGATTTTATTGATATTCTTATCGGGCATTATATCCATATTCCCGTTCACATCATAATGGATGGTACCGCCACCACCTTCATATCCTGAAGTATTCTGGGAATGATCATTGATCCTTGCTACTTGGTTTCCGGAATCATAAATATATTCCAGATTATCAATCATAGTGGCCGTTGTATTTCCAAATTCGGGAATAGAAGTTCTGTAAAGACTTGTTATATTTCCGTTCAAATCATAAGATAAAGACTCTGTACTTTCTTTATTGTATGGATTATTCGGATTTTGATAGTAGCCCGCGGTAAGTCTGTTCTGCTTATCATACACATAGCCGTATCTCTTCGGTGTCAATGAAGAATTGAATTCAGAAGTCCTCCAGTCTACCTCGGCTATATTCCCGTTGTATCTCGGAACAACATTTTTCCCTGGAAACTGTGCCGAATCCGGATTATCGATTCCATCTTTTTGGGTGTACTTGATTTTATAGGAGAACAACTTTCCTCCCAAATCAGACATACTCATCTGGTCTTTATTAATATCCGTCAGCCACCCACGAATATTATAATTGTAATCTATACTCTGAAGATTGTTTCCAACCTTTTTATTAGTTAGTTGCGACAATTCATTATAAGAATTCTCTGCCAGAAGCTCTTCCGGTTTACTATCTACCTGGTGATAATGCTGCAGCAACCTGTTCTGGGTATCATACACAAAACGTTCTTTTACAGTTACTCCAATTTCTCCTTGTTTTCTTAGATGATAAGTATTGGTGTTCAGCGGAACTCCGGCAAAATCCAGTTTAGATTCCGTTTTGGTATATCCACCCAAATGGTTGATGGAATATGTTCCGATAACTCTTCCTTTTTTGTCGTAATAGCTGTAGTTTTTTGTCCAGTTATCATCTTCAATGTTTTTAACCAAACTCATTACAGGAAGGCTTTTGGTACTTAATCCTTCCGTTGTGGGTGTTTCGGTCAATGTTGGTTCTCCTAAAATACTTGTAGGAAAAGTGGGATTAAAACTATATCCGGGATAAGAGTCATAATAGTTTAAGGACAATAAAGTGATCCAATTGGAAGAATTAGGATAACTTCCATCAGGATTATTATAATATACATCAATTCCCTGTCTGTTAAAAAAAGGAGTATTGATTCTGGTAACATTATTTGATCCAAAGCTGTCAACCGTAACCTGCTCCACACTTCTCTGGTATCCTGTTCCAATTCCCGTAATGGCAACTCTTCCAAACTGATCATACTTCGTATACAGCCACTGTCCTTTATTTTTCAATTCTGTATCCTGAGTAGCCACTAATCGATCCTGCTTGTCATACAGCATATATTCCCAGCCTTTACCGGGAAGCTTCTTTTCAACCAGCCTGTTTCTCCCGTCGTAACGGTACTGGTAGCATAATTCATCATGCTTTACAGTATTGGGAACAATATCTCCACGAATACTTGCCAATGGTGGAATGACAAATGCTAGTTGATCATATTCATTATAAACATAATAAGTATCGGCATTCTCCGTATCATTGACTACTTTCCGAACCATGACAACCTGACCTTTACCATT
Protein-coding regions in this window:
- the polA gene encoding DNA polymerase I — encoded protein: MDATQDKRLFLIDAYAMIFRGYYALIRNPRLTSKGVDTSAIFGFTNSLIELIRREKPTHLAVVFDVGQASVRTDDFSDYKANRSETPEAIKVAIPYIHRILEAMHIPILGVEGYEADDVIGTIACKAEKEGYTTFMVTPDKDFAQLVTDKIKIYKPGLKGGDIEILGVEEVKAKYEIEDPKQVIDFLAMMGDAVDNIPGLEGVGEKTAMKFLKEFGSIENLLANTDQLKGKLKEKVEASAERGILSKKLATIICDAPIEFHQEQYDLEIPDFEKVKEVFDEIEFRRLYENLYRAFAPAATGTVVVAEVEVTVTETQTPQQKVAQAVGQLDLFATYEELEQATSTKSTIEHNDHLYQFVNNPKAQKILVDNLLKQKVVCFDTETTSLNELEAELVGMSFSYKKGLAYYIPLSEDKGEVLQTLEIFKPFFEKEDLIKVAHNLKFDYKILKQYDITVKGAMFDTMIAHYLLNPDGRHGMDYLSEIYLNYKPVSIETIIGKKGKKQGNFRDADLRTQTDYAAEDADVTFQLYELFAPQLKKENLEDLFFTIEMPLMEVLAKMELAGISLDEKWLAQESVDLENDLKQLESKIFELSGEEFNMNSPKQLGEILFEKMQLDPKAKKTKTGQYATSEDVLQKLASKHEIIKHILEYRTYQKLKSTYVDALPSQIEKTDNRVHTNFSQTTAATGRLASVNPNLQNIPIRTLRGQQIRGAFVSAEGKKIISADYSQIELRLIAEISGEDNMIKAFQNGEDIHASTAAKLFKIPLEEVSKTQRSQAKTVNFGIIYGQGAFALAEQTGLSRTEAKQMIEAYFETYPKLKEYMAEQVNKARQIGYVETILGRKRHLKDINSNNFVVRGHAERNAVNAPVQGSAADVVKMAMIKIQKELEKEKLQTKMLLQVHDELIFEAPIEEVEVASNIIKIEMESAIETQVPLLVEVGVGNNWLEAH
- a CDS encoding DUF6443 domain-containing protein, giving the protein MKKILIPVSALFVAGLVQAQLSPTENYVYTKTYLSDPTLSNPKTSETVQYFDGLGRPKQVVNVKASPQGKDVVTHIEYDGFGRQVKDYLPVPQSSTLNGAIVPNPLSNAPNTPYGTEKIYAEKLLENSPLDRILSQKQVGNDWSNKPVQFGYDANTVADNVRKFTTVTTWENGATKSVLGENWLYTDAQLYKNTVIDEDGNKTIEFKNGKGQVVMVRKVVNDTENADTYYVYNEYDQLAFVIPPLASIRGDIVPNTVKHDELCYQYRYDGRNRLVEKKLPGKGWEYMLYDKQDRLVATQDTELKNKGQWLYTKYDQFGRVAITGIGTGYQRSVEQVTVDSFGSNNVTRINTPFFNRQGIDVYYNNPDGSYPNSSNWITLLSLNYYDSYPGYSFNPTFPTSILGEPTLTETPTTEGLSTKSLPVMSLVKNIEDDNWTKNYSYYDKKGRVIGTYSINHLGGYTKTESKLDFAGVPLNTNTYHLRKQGEIGVTVKERFVYDTQNRLLQHYHQVDSKPEELLAENSYNELSQLTNKKVGNNLQSIDYNYNIRGWLTDINKDQMSMSDLGGKLFSYKIKYTQKDGIDNPDSAQFPGKNVVPRYNGNIAEVDWRTSEFNSSLTPKRYGYVYDKQNRLTAGYYQNPNNPYNKESTESLSYDLNGNITSLYRTSIPEFGNTTATMIDNLEYIYDSGNQVARINDHSQNTSGYEGGGGTIHYDVNGNMDIMPDKNINKITYNFLNLPKKIEYTGASIGIDYLYNAGGIKLQKKSPRTECGIINCNTFIDVTDYLDGFQYLSNVTSGSGGGGDPEMRSFSENSSRAMEIQAYSVENLNMTNTLTTLGAKTPDLQFFPTTEGFYDYKKDLYIYQYQDHLGNVRVSFTRTNAGVLEVMDNNDFYPFGMNHFGTGSAMFGPGSYKNYKYNGKELQETGMYDYGARFYMADIGRWGVVDPLAEQYRKWSPYNYVMDNPLRFIDPDGRGTESTHTDKFGNVVAVYKDGDLGVYRHDGNAKETQQELNQNYSKDNTSGGGERMGRTLVWNSFTQFDGNGAPAGKINFGSYQAREWLKNFSSEISKDLENNFGIGFATRQNYALNGGNGDKYDYKTQNGGGLYAGSQIADGVYVSARDVGNFAAGRAAAITGQNKMDFMLNAGGFNISGNSKMGLIFNNSHWKSEAQKAGFPTYGEDFNSNLFQRLGYENVTTAEGIIKKSKIIWGDRK